The stretch of DNA CTGGATGAAACAGGTGCTTTCTCGTCACGCTTATACATCGCTACCCATGGACGTGGAATCTGGAGAAGCAATACCGTTACCGGTATCAAACCGAACGATAATGTAGCCGTGAATGAGTTGAGGTTGTTCCCCAACCCACTGCGCAATGGCGTTGGTAACATCTCATTCCAGCTGGAACAGGATGCAATGGTGGAAGTGAATATTTATGATCTTTCCGGAAAAACGGTTTGGAGACGTGAAGCGTCGCATACCAGGGCCGGAAGTCATCAGATCGCATTCCATGGCAGAGAGCTTTCTGCCGGTACCTATATTGTAAATCTGCGTGTAAACAATACCAACCACAGTGAGAAGCTGTTGGTAACCCGCTAAGATTTCTTAAACCAAACCCAAAGCCCGCTTCCCTTGAGGCGGGCTTTTTTTATGGACTTGTCCCATATCCTACCGAAGATTTTACGTTAACTTTACCGCAAACTTTTTTGGAAATGATCAACATCGCAATCAATGGGTTCGGGCGGATCGGCAGAAGTTTATGCAGGGTCCTTGTTCAACGCAAAGACATCAGACTGGTAGCGATCAATGACCTGGCGGACATTCATACCCTGGCGCACCTGCTAAAATATGATTCCGTACATGGAAGGTTCCCCGGTGAGGTGCAGGTAGAGGGAGATCAGATGATCGTGAATGGTCATCCGGTCAAAGTGACGGCGCTGCATGATCCTTCTGAGCTTCCATGGAAAAGTATGAATGTGCAGATCGTGGTGGAATCCACCGGACATTTCCGGAACAGGAAATCAGCGGAACTACATCTCAAGGCCGGGGCTGAAAAGGTGATCATATCCGCCCCTCCCAAAGACGGGGATATTAAAACAGTAGTTCTGGGTGTGAACGATGACATTCTCGACGGATCGGAAAAGATCATGTCCAATGCGTCCTGCACCACAAACAGCGCCGCTCCCATGGTGAAAATCCTGGACGAACACTGGGGGATCGAATCCGGCTATATAACCACCGTTCATTCCTATACTTCAGATCAGCGACTGCACGATGCACCACACTCAGATCTGCGTCGGGCAAGGGCGGCAGCTTACTCAATTGTTCCGACCACCACAGGCGCTGCAAAAGCCATTACCAGGATATTTCCTCATCTGGATGGAAAAATGGGCGGGTGTGGAATCCGTGTTCCCGTGCCCGACGGGTCTCTGACAGACCTGACCTGCATGCTTAAAAACCCACCATCAGGTATCGAAGAAGTGAACAAGGTATTTCTTGATGCAGCCAACGGGCCTTTGAAAGGAATTCTGGATTATAATCCGGATCCGATTGTTTCCATAGACATTGTGGGCGACAGCCATTCCTGCATTTTTGACCCGGACCTTACTTCGGTGCTTGGCAATATGGTAAAAGTGGTGGGTTGGTATGATAATGAAATGGGATACTCGAACCGACTTGCTGATCTGATCGAGCGGGTTGGATAACGTTATCCTTTGAATTTCTCCAACGTCAGATTATCTCCGTCAAAC from Flavobacteriales bacterium encodes:
- the gap gene encoding type I glyceraldehyde-3-phosphate dehydrogenase — its product is MINIAINGFGRIGRSLCRVLVQRKDIRLVAINDLADIHTLAHLLKYDSVHGRFPGEVQVEGDQMIVNGHPVKVTALHDPSELPWKSMNVQIVVESTGHFRNRKSAELHLKAGAEKVIISAPPKDGDIKTVVLGVNDDILDGSEKIMSNASCTTNSAAPMVKILDEHWGIESGYITTVHSYTSDQRLHDAPHSDLRRARAAAYSIVPTTTGAAKAITRIFPHLDGKMGGCGIRVPVPDGSLTDLTCMLKNPPSGIEEVNKVFLDAANGPLKGILDYNPDPIVSIDIVGDSHSCIFDPDLTSVLGNMVKVVGWYDNEMGYSNRLADLIERVG